In one window of Cyanobacteriota bacterium DNA:
- a CDS encoding RusA family crossover junction endodeoxyribonuclease, with protein sequence MLPFEFIVIGRPVSHQTKDRKRLQQWKERVRSAAKSRWTANAPLGDLLRVVITHYYDVESSDESGVPDSDNIVKPVRDALNGIIYVDDYQISDFLSRRRNLNGSFRVKGMSKVLAEGFVQGEEFLHVLIEPAPDPVDLS encoded by the coding sequence GTGCTACCCTTCGAGTTTATTGTTATCGGTAGGCCAGTTTCCCATCAGACTAAGGATCGTAAGCGTCTCCAACAGTGGAAAGAGCGTGTTAGGAGTGCTGCTAAATCTCGATGGACTGCTAACGCTCCTCTCGGTGATCTCCTCAGGGTTGTAATCACCCATTACTATGATGTAGAATCTAGTGACGAGAGTGGGGTGCCAGATAGTGACAACATTGTCAAGCCGGTGCGCGATGCTCTGAATGGTATCATTTACGTGGACGACTACCAAATTTCTGATTTTCTGAGTCGTCGTCGCAACTTGAATGGTTCATTTCGAGTCAAAGGCATGTCTAAGGTTCTGGCTGAAGGGTTTGTCCAGGGTGAAGAGTTTCTACACGTGTTGATCGAGCCTGCTCCTGATCCGGTTGACTTAAGTTGA